TCACCTCTTTACCATTGCGCGTGGCCACCAACCCCTGTTCCGACACATCGGCGGTCTGCACGCAGGTTTTAGCCACTTCATTGGCGGCCGAAGACATCTCGGTTACCGCCGTGACAATCTGCTCAACCGCGCTCAACTGGCGCTGCAGCGTGGCGGACATCGCCGTGGTGCGCTTGTTGGTTTCACTGGAAACGCCATCCATGCTGATGGCGTTTTCCTTGATCACCCGAATCATGCCCTGGATCGACTCGATAAACTGATTGAACCACTTGGCCAGCTCGCCGGTTTCATCGCTGCTGAGCAGGTCCAGGCGGCGGGTCAGGTCACCCTCACCCTGAGCGATGGTGCGCAGACCGTCTTTCACCAGATTGATCGGGTTGACTATACGGTTAGCGATAATCACCCCAGCCGCGGCGAATACCAGCACCAACACGATGCACACCACCAGGGTGATCCAGGTCAGCTCACGGGCGCTGGCGTAAATCTCATCGGCCTGCTTGAAGCCGACAAACTTCCAGCCCAGTTCCGGCGAGGTGTAGACGTTGGCCATGTAGGCAACGCCGTCGATTTCCACCTCGACCAGGCCATTCTCGGTCTTGCCGATGGTCGCAAAGTGCTCACCGGGCAGCTCGCTGATTTTTTTGAAGTTGTTTTCCGGCTGCAGGCCATCCACAAGCAAGGTGCCACTGCCCTCCGCCAGCATCAGAAAACCGGTTTCACCGAAGCGCACCTTCTGCGCCATATCCGTCAGCGCCTTGAGCGACACGTCCACCGCGACCACCCCGGCAAACTGCCCGGCGTTGTCCTTGAAGCCCTTGAGCACCGAGACATACACCGCGTCATCCGGCTCCCAGTAATAACCGTCGCGCCGCGCCAGGGTGAAGTTGGCGTCTTTACCAATGGGGTACCACTCGCGCTTACGCGGGTCCCAGTCACCGTAATCCCCGGTGCCCGGCCACTCCACATAGCCGCCCTCGGTATCACTCATATACACGTAGCCAAAGGTGGGGTTGCTCTTACCGATGCTGGAGTAGTAATCGAAAATCTGCTTCTCGCGCCCACCGTTGGCAGTAGCGACCTGACCAGGCTTGCGCGCCTCACCGAAGTAAGTGGTCAGCGGGCCACTCTCGGTATCTTTGACTGCGGGATATTCCGCCAGAGCCGAAACGGTGTAGCCCACCGAATCAAAGAAGGTGGCGAAGCTGTTGTTCACCAGCTTCATATCCAGGCTGCTGGATACCAGGAAGTTCTCTTTGGCCTGCTCCGTGACATTGCGAATCGTCAGCAGCGCCACCACCAAGACCGGAATCAGGGTTGCAACCAGAAAGCTCACCAACAGTTTGGACTTGATTCTCATGGGACATCGCCTTCTCGCTGACCAGTAATACGCTCTATCGGCGTTTGTAGAGAATAGTTAAGGCTGGTGACTGCGCCAGCGCTGGCCTCACCACGACGCAGCGGTAGCGCGAAAGCGACTATCGCGGTAAATCCTCCGATGATTGACCGCAGGCAGTCCGCCACAGGTGTATTGGCTCTGCTTACTGGTTTCGCCCTTACGGCGAGTTACTTTCTCTTTTCTTGTGCAAAGAGAAAGTAACCAAAGAGAAAGCACACCCTGCATACGGGTCTGGCTTCGCCAGACTTCCCTCGCTCCGGCACTGTTCCGAGGGTCGTCACGGTGGGCCATCCCTGGCCCATCGTTCCTCGTTTGGCATCCATGCCAAACGCCCCTCTCCACAGCACCTGCGCTCGGCCTCCTGACGGGATTCGGGGACCGCGTTGACTGGGCGATTTGTGGACGGCAAAGGTAAAAAGCAAAAAGCAAAAAGCAAAAAGCAAAAAGCAAAAAGCAAAAAGCAAAAACGTCGCGACCATGGGTCGCTCCTACGGTTCGTAGCCTTTAGAGCGGGTGAACCCACCATGCTTTTCCCTCACGATCTCACAGACGCCGCCAAACGCCCCATCAGGAGGCCGAGTGGAATCGTTGCGCAAGGGGTTGAGCGGCATGGATGCCGCGAGAGCCGCGATGGGCCAGGGATGGCCCTTCGCGGCGGGCCCCTGGAGCAATGATGGAACGAGGGAAGTCGAGCGCAGCGAGACCCGGATGCAAGGGGCAAGACCTTTTGCTTACTTTTGGGGCGTCTGCCAAAAGTGAGCCGCCGTAAGGGCGGAACCGTTAGACCGGGCAACACATAAGCTTTGAGTGCACACCAACCTCCAGGCACACCCCACGCAAGCATTGGCACCACGTGGCCGTCTTTTCACCGGTATGTGCGAGCAAGGTTATACCCGAGGAATTGGGCGGATGATGCGGGTGCGAACATAAACGTTGGAGAGTGCATAAATGATGATTTTAGATAGCCATTATTTATGAGTATCGCTACGCTCGACTCTACAATTGCAATTATAAAATTAGAAGGCAAGGAGCACACAATGATAACCGAAGAAGAAACTATTTGGCATGACGACTATATGGACAGAAAGAAAAGCAGTGACTTTCTAACCACATACCTGCTAGCAAATTCTCACATAAAAGTACTTAACGTCAACTCACCTTGGGGCTCAGGAAAATCATTTTTTCTATCCCGATGGGCAAAAGAACTCAGCAAAAACCATATATGCATAATTTTTGATTCCTGGGCTAACGACTTCTCCAGCGAACCGCTGATAGCACTGATCACCTGCATTGAACAACAAACTAAAGACGCAACGACATTAAACTCCACAGACGCTGGAAAAACCATAATATCAGCAGGATCAAACTTGATTAAAAAAGCTACTCCCTTGATAGCGAAGGGATTGGTGAAGAAATTTCTCGGCGTAGAAATTGATCAACTACTAGGCGACAATACTTCCGATGAAGTTTCCGACCTCACAGAATCATTGGTAGGTAAATTAATTGAAGAACAATCAAAAACATCAGACAACATCATCGCCTTCAAAGAAGCCGTGTCAGAAACGCTATCTCAAGCTGCAGAAAAAAGAGGCAAAAGCAGCCCGGCTTTTATTTTCATTGACGAATTAGACCGATGCCGGCCCACATATGCAATTGAACTACTTGAAAGAATAAAACACTTTTTTGAGCTGGAAGACTGCCGATTCATAGTTGCATCAGACTCCAAGCAGCTAGCTCACTCTATACGAGCAGTGTACGGAGAACAATTTTACAGCGAGAGATATCTAGCCAGATTTTTCGACTCAGAGTTCCGTTTAGACAACAGAGACACATTCAGAGTAATTTCTGAGAATATGCCGAAAATAGAATCATTAAAACTAGGAGTCAACATATCAGGGAGAATAGAGAGGAATTATCGAAACTCACAAAAAGCAGCATACCCAGACACTCACACTATCACATGCGAAATTGAAGGCTATAGTGAAAACTCACTCATAATCGCAGCCCTATCTAAACTTTTCGACCTAGAGCTACGCGACACTATACGACTTATAAAACAAATAAAAAGCACCAGCGACTTTCTTAACGAAAAAGAATTTAATTTCTTCTGGGTAGCTTTTCTAATTTTTGCAAAATCTTCTAACGAAAAGTTATACCAAGCACTGAACTCAACCGACAACCCAGTTTCCAAAAGTGCAGAAATACTCAAAAACCTACAGCAAGTAACTATATCATTCACATCATCCAACACAACATTAACCGAAATAGCATTATTCTATCTAGAACTAATAAGCTACAATCGAGAGCAAAGACAACGAATGGGAAGCACCATCAACGGCTGGAAGGAAAGCATATATAACTCAGTAATTGATAGAATGCATATTTTTTCAGATTATAGAAACGTAATTGAACTAGCACACAAGCTCGACTAGACCAATACAAAACCAAAAGGCCCGTTATTAGACGGGCCTTTTTATTCACGCTACAAGATCACTACACCAATCAAGCAACCTCCACCGCCCTACTCTTCTCCAACTTCTTCACCTGATACTCCCTCGCCGCCTGATGAAACGCCCCCAGCAGCGCGTTGTAATCCGTCTTCTCCCAATAGCGATACTCAGGATGCCATTGCACGCCAACGGCAAACGCCTTGGCGCCAATCACGCTGACGGCTTCAATCTGCCCATCCTCACACACCGCCTCAACCTGCAAACCTTCACCCAGGCGATCAATGCCCTGGCCATGCAGTGAGTTGACCTTGATCTGCCGCTCACCCAGCAGTGTGTGCAGCACGCCGCCTTCGCTCAGGTTCACGTCATGGATCGGGCCGTAGGCCACATCGTCCGGTACGTCCTTCACCTCACGGTGATCGAGCCGGCCAGGCACGTTGTGCACTTCGCGGTGCAGGGTGCCGCCGTACAGCACGTTGAGTTCCTGCACGCCCCGGCAGATGCCAAGAAAGGGAATGCCACGTTCGATACAGGCGCGCATCAGCCGTAACACAGTGGCGTCGCGCGGTTTGTCTGCAAGGCCCAAGCCTGGGTGATCGTCGCCATAGGTGCTGGGGTGCACGTTGGACAGCGAGCCACCGAACATGATGCCGCTGACGCTATCGAGCACGGTGTCCATGTCCAGGTCATCGCCAAAAGCCGGAATCATCAGCGGAAAGGCACCGAAGCCGGTGACGGCGCTGATGTACTTCTCGCCCACCAGATGAAACCAGCCGATATCACGGTCGGTCAGCTGCCAGCGGCATAACGGTAAGCCAATCATGGGTTTGTTCATTGCAAGGAGTCCTCTTCATAGATAGTTGAAGTGGGCTGCCCTTGGGAGAGCGGGCTTACGGGTCACGCTAATCGTGAACCCGCTCACCCAAGGGGTGCCGTAACCGGCCAGGCCGGACACTGCACCAACGCCGCGCCCGCGCGGCTGGTTTGTTGCGTAAAGCGGTGCTGCTTGATGGGTATCGCTGCGCTCAACCCATCCTACGTACTGCAGGCTCTTGTGGGAGCGGCTTTAGCCGCGATGTGTGGGTGTGGCTGTTATCGCGGCTGAAGCCGCTCCCACAAAATGCATCCGCCGAGGGCATTGGTCGCGAACAGCTCGCGGCTACGACTGCATGGATGCAGGAGGTAGAGCGAAGCAGGATGCCAGAGCCGAAAGCCCCTCCCACGGGTAATACACATCTAAAAAAGGGGCTGCTCTTGCGACCAGCCCCTTGGCAGCTACTTAGTTATTACTCGGGAAGGCAAACTGCGCCGCTTCATGCGAGGCGCGTTGTGGCCAGCGCTGGGTAACGGCTTTTTTGCGGGTGTAGAAGCGCACACCGTCTGGGCCGTAAGCATGCAGGTCGCCGAACAGCGAGCGCTTCCAGCCGCCGAAGCTGTGGTAGCTAACCGGTACGGGCAGCGGCACGTTGACGCCGACCATGCCGACTTCGATTTCGTCGCAGAACAGGTGTGCCGCTTCGCCGTCGCGGGTGAAGATGCAGGTGCCGTTGCCGTACTCGTGGTCGTTGATCAGTTGCATAGCGGCTTCAAGGCTGCCGACGCGAACGATGCACAGCACGGGGCCGAAGATTTCATCGGTGTAGATGGTCATCTCAGGCGTGACTCTGTCGAACAGGGTGCCGCCGACGAAGTAGCCGTTTTCGTTGCCGGAAACCACCAGATCACGGCCGTCGACTACCAGGCTTGCGCCTTGGGCAACACCGGCATCGATATAACCTTTGACCTTGTCACGCGCGACAGCGGTAACCAGTGGGCCCATATCGAGGCCGCAGTTGGTGCCGGCACCGATTTTCAGTGCTTTGATTTGCGGGGTGAGCTTCTCGATCAGCGCATCGGCAATCTGGTCGCCCACGCATACGGCGACCGAGATGGCCATGCAGCGCTCGCCGCAGGAACCGTAGGCCGCGCCCATCAGTGCGCTGACGGCGTTGTCCAAGTCGGCATCGGGCATCAGCACGGCGTGGTTCTTCGCGCCGCCCAAAGCCTGTACGCGCTTACCGCGCTTGGTGCCTTCGCTGTAGATGTATTCGGCAATCGGCGTGGAGCCGACAAAGCTCAGGGCTTTGACTTCTGGCGCTTCGATCAGCGCATCCACCGCTTCTTTGTCGCCGTGCACCACGTTGAGTACGCCTTTAGGCAGGCCGGCCTCTTGCAGCAGTTGGGCGATGTACAGGGTGGAGCTTGGGTCACGCTCGGACGGCTTCAAGATAAAGCAGTTGCCGCAGACGATGGCCAGCGGGTACATCCACAGCGGCACCATGGCCGGGAAGTTGAACGGGGTGATGCCCGCGACCACGCCAATAGGCTGCAGGTCGCTCCAGGCGTCGATGTTCGGGCCGACATTGCGGCTGTATTCACCCTTGAGGATCTGCGGTGCGCCACAGGCGAATTCGACGTTTTCGATGCCGCGCTTAAGTTCGCCGGCAGCGTCTTCCAAGGTTTTACCGTGTTCTTCACTGATCAGCTTGGAGATGGCCGCTTCGTGATCTTCGAGCAGCTGCTTGAAGCGAAACATCACCTGAGCGCGCTTGGCGGGCGGGGTTTTACGCCAGGCCGGGAAGGCGCTCTTGGCCGAGTCGATGGCCTGCTGCATGGTGGCGCGGTCGGCCAGGGCAACTTGCTTGCTGACTTGGCCGGTGGACGGGTTGAACACGTCTGCAGTGCGGCCGGTGCCGGCGGTCATTTCGCCGTGGATCAGGTGATTAACGAGGGTCATAAAAACTCCATTAGCAAATTCTGCAAGGCGGTTTGGCCGCCAGAGGGTTCTGTCGTGGGAGGGGCTTCAGCCGCGACATTGCAACGTCGCGGCTGAAGCCCCTCCCACAAAAAGGGATCAATCCAGGCTGTTCAGCACATCACCGACGGCGTTGAACACGGAGTCCAGCTGCTCAGGTTTGGTGTTGAAGGTTGGCCCGAACTGCAGGGTGTCGCCGCCGAAGCGTACGTAGAAGCCGGCCTTCCACAAGGCCATGCCGGCCTCGAACGGACGGATAACCGGATCGCCGTCACGCGGGGTAATCTGCAGCGCACCAGCCAGGCCGCAGTTGCGGATATCGACGATGTGCTTGCTGCCTTTGAGGCCGTGCAATTTCTCTTCAAAAATCGGCGCTAGAGCAGCCGATTGCTCGATCAGGTTGTCGCGTTTGAGCAGCTCCAGGGTTGCCAGGCCAGCGGCGCAAGCCACCGGGTGGCCCGAGTAGGTGTAACCATGGCCGAACTCGACCATGTGCTCAGGGATCGCCTGGTTCATAAAGGTGTTGTATATCTCGCTGGAAGCGATGACTGCGCCCATCGGAAT
Above is a genomic segment from Pseudomonas leptonychotis containing:
- a CDS encoding gamma-glutamyl-gamma-aminobutyrate hydrolase family protein, which codes for MNKPMIGLPLCRWQLTDRDIGWFHLVGEKYISAVTGFGAFPLMIPAFGDDLDMDTVLDSVSGIMFGGSLSNVHPSTYGDDHPGLGLADKPRDATVLRLMRACIERGIPFLGICRGVQELNVLYGGTLHREVHNVPGRLDHREVKDVPDDVAYGPIHDVNLSEGGVLHTLLGERQIKVNSLHGQGIDRLGEGLQVEAVCEDGQIEAVSVIGAKAFAVGVQWHPEYRYWEKTDYNALLGAFHQAAREYQVKKLEKSRAVEVA
- a CDS encoding CoA-acylating methylmalonate-semialdehyde dehydrogenase, translated to MTLVNHLIHGEMTAGTGRTADVFNPSTGQVSKQVALADRATMQQAIDSAKSAFPAWRKTPPAKRAQVMFRFKQLLEDHEAAISKLISEEHGKTLEDAAGELKRGIENVEFACGAPQILKGEYSRNVGPNIDAWSDLQPIGVVAGITPFNFPAMVPLWMYPLAIVCGNCFILKPSERDPSSTLYIAQLLQEAGLPKGVLNVVHGDKEAVDALIEAPEVKALSFVGSTPIAEYIYSEGTKRGKRVQALGGAKNHAVLMPDADLDNAVSALMGAAYGSCGERCMAISVAVCVGDQIADALIEKLTPQIKALKIGAGTNCGLDMGPLVTAVARDKVKGYIDAGVAQGASLVVDGRDLVVSGNENGYFVGGTLFDRVTPEMTIYTDEIFGPVLCIVRVGSLEAAMQLINDHEYGNGTCIFTRDGEAAHLFCDEIEVGMVGVNVPLPVPVSYHSFGGWKRSLFGDLHAYGPDGVRFYTRKKAVTQRWPQRASHEAAQFAFPSNN
- a CDS encoding KAP family P-loop NTPase fold protein, which translates into the protein MITEEETIWHDDYMDRKKSSDFLTTYLLANSHIKVLNVNSPWGSGKSFFLSRWAKELSKNHICIIFDSWANDFSSEPLIALITCIEQQTKDATTLNSTDAGKTIISAGSNLIKKATPLIAKGLVKKFLGVEIDQLLGDNTSDEVSDLTESLVGKLIEEQSKTSDNIIAFKEAVSETLSQAAEKRGKSSPAFIFIDELDRCRPTYAIELLERIKHFFELEDCRFIVASDSKQLAHSIRAVYGEQFYSERYLARFFDSEFRLDNRDTFRVISENMPKIESLKLGVNISGRIERNYRNSQKAAYPDTHTITCEIEGYSENSLIIAALSKLFDLELRDTIRLIKQIKSTSDFLNEKEFNFFWVAFLIFAKSSNEKLYQALNSTDNPVSKSAEILKNLQQVTISFTSSNTTLTEIALFYLELISYNREQRQRMGSTINGWKESIYNSVIDRMHIFSDYRNVIELAHKLD